From the genome of Streptomyces sp. NBC_00659, one region includes:
- a CDS encoding zinc-dependent alcohol dehydrogenase family protein: MKAAVIESVGRAVVAEVPDPTPGSREVVVEVAACGLCGTDLHILQGEFAPKLPIVPGHEFAGEVVGVGTRVTELAVGDRVAVDPSLYCHECRYCRTGHNNLCERWAAIGVTTAGGAAQYATAPVANCVKLPEHVATQDAALIEPLSCAVRGYDVLRSRLGAHVLVYGSGTMGLMMLELAKRTGAASVDVVDVNPDRLATARLLGVSASAANADELDRPQGWDVVVDATGNAAAIQDGLDRVAKAGTFLQFGVADYAARVTIDPYRVYNQEITITGSMAVLHSFERAAELFAAGVLDPSVLISDRLPLTSYPEALEQFASGVGRKIVVVPE, encoded by the coding sequence ATGAAGGCCGCAGTCATCGAGTCCGTGGGCCGCGCCGTCGTCGCCGAGGTCCCCGACCCGACGCCGGGTTCCCGCGAGGTCGTGGTCGAGGTCGCCGCCTGCGGCCTGTGCGGCACCGATCTGCACATCCTCCAGGGCGAGTTCGCGCCGAAGCTGCCGATCGTGCCGGGCCACGAGTTCGCGGGCGAGGTGGTCGGCGTCGGCACCCGGGTCACGGAGCTCGCGGTCGGCGACCGGGTGGCCGTCGACCCGTCCCTGTACTGCCACGAGTGCCGTTACTGCCGTACGGGCCACAACAACCTCTGCGAGCGGTGGGCCGCGATCGGCGTGACCACCGCGGGCGGCGCCGCCCAGTACGCGACCGCCCCCGTCGCCAACTGCGTGAAGCTCCCCGAGCACGTCGCCACCCAGGACGCGGCCCTGATCGAACCGCTGTCCTGCGCCGTCCGCGGCTACGACGTCCTGCGGTCCCGGCTCGGCGCCCACGTCCTGGTCTACGGCTCCGGAACGATGGGCCTGATGATGCTGGAACTCGCCAAGCGCACCGGCGCGGCGAGCGTGGACGTCGTCGACGTGAACCCCGACCGGCTGGCCACCGCCCGGCTGCTCGGCGTCTCCGCGTCCGCGGCGAACGCCGACGAGCTGGACCGCCCCCAGGGCTGGGACGTGGTCGTCGACGCGACCGGAAACGCGGCGGCGATCCAGGACGGCCTGGACCGGGTGGCGAAGGCGGGCACCTTCCTCCAGTTCGGCGTGGCCGACTACGCGGCCCGGGTCACCATCGACCCGTACCGCGTCTACAACCAGGAGATCACCATCACCGGCTCGATGGCCGTCCTCCACAGCTTCGAACGCGCAGCGGAACTCTTCGCGGCGGGTGTCCTCGACCCGTCGGTCCTCATCAGCGACCGCCTCCCCCTGACGAGCTATCCCGAGGCACTGGAACAGTTCGCGTCGGGCGTGGGACGCAAGATCGTCGTCGTACCCGAGTAG
- a CDS encoding RICIN domain-containing protein, whose protein sequence is MTSVPNGTCVITRPGEQMLTMERGSSEPKTAVVLLPPTGNPGEQEWQLENLGNGNCTMRNLRSGTYLSFDSDPEVNKPIAGFPEAREWALYQSAQPGIFHIVVPGGPVDGQELALDLSLLRIFPPRLALRPLDVGNARQAWMFQPME, encoded by the coding sequence TTGACCTCCGTACCGAACGGAACCTGTGTGATCACCCGTCCCGGCGAGCAGATGCTCACCATGGAGCGAGGGTCGTCGGAGCCCAAGACGGCTGTTGTGCTGCTGCCGCCCACCGGCAATCCCGGCGAGCAGGAGTGGCAGCTGGAGAATCTCGGCAACGGCAACTGCACGATGCGCAACCTCAGGAGCGGGACGTATCTGTCCTTCGACTCCGATCCGGAGGTGAACAAGCCGATCGCCGGGTTCCCCGAAGCGCGCGAATGGGCGCTCTACCAGAGCGCGCAGCCGGGCATCTTCCACATCGTCGTCCCCGGAGGCCCCGTCGACGGCCAGGAGCTGGCCCTCGACCTCAGCCTGCTGCGGATCTTCCCGCCCAGGCTCGCCCTGCGGCCGCTCGACGTCGGCAACGCACGCCAGGCATGGATGTTCCAGCCCATGGAGTAG
- a CDS encoding carbohydrate ABC transporter permease, with protein MTATTTARVAAPPVRTHGQPSARLRAWARRGPLLPALIFMIAVTQLPFVATLVISFFDWNALYPKARHFTGLGNYTDVLTDADLRHSVGTTILLTVTVVLVSLVLGLVLALLLDRRFRGRGIVRTLLIAPFLVVPVAAALLWKHVLFNPEYGLLNGLLHYVGGPQPDWISNTPLLAVEASLVWQWTPFMMLILLAGLQSRDHQQLEAARVDGANDWQVFRHLTLPHLRRYLELGALLGSIYIVQNFDAVFTLTSGGLGTANLPYTVYQSFYQAHENGLASAAGVLVVIGSIVIATFALRVVSSLFREEGSR; from the coding sequence ATGACCGCCACGACAACGGCCCGCGTGGCCGCTCCACCCGTACGCACCCACGGACAACCGTCGGCCCGGCTGCGCGCCTGGGCCCGACGCGGACCGCTGCTCCCGGCCCTGATCTTCATGATCGCGGTGACCCAACTGCCGTTCGTGGCCACGCTGGTGATCTCGTTCTTCGACTGGAACGCCCTCTACCCGAAGGCCCGCCACTTCACCGGCCTCGGCAACTACACGGACGTGCTGACCGACGCCGACCTGCGGCACTCCGTCGGGACGACGATCCTGCTGACCGTCACCGTCGTCCTGGTCAGCCTCGTCCTGGGGCTGGTCCTGGCCCTGCTCCTCGACCGCAGGTTCCGGGGGCGCGGCATCGTCCGCACCTTGTTGATCGCACCGTTCCTGGTGGTCCCGGTCGCCGCCGCCCTGCTGTGGAAACACGTGCTCTTCAACCCCGAATACGGCCTACTGAACGGCCTGTTGCACTACGTCGGCGGCCCGCAGCCCGACTGGATCTCGAACACCCCGCTGCTCGCGGTCGAGGCGTCCCTGGTCTGGCAGTGGACACCGTTCATGATGCTGATCCTGCTCGCCGGCCTGCAGAGCCGCGACCACCAGCAGCTCGAGGCGGCGCGCGTGGACGGCGCGAACGACTGGCAGGTCTTCCGCCACCTCACCCTCCCCCACCTGCGCCGCTATCTCGAACTGGGGGCCCTGCTGGGCTCGATCTACATCGTGCAGAACTTCGACGCGGTCTTCACGCTCACCTCCGGCGGCCTGGGCACCGCCAACCTGCCCTACACCGTGTACCAGAGCTTCTACCAGGCCCACGAGAACGGCCTCGCCTCCGCCGCGGGTGTCCTGGTGGTGATCGGCTCCATCGTCATCGCGACCTTCGCCCTGCGCGTGGTGTCGTCCCTGTTCCGCGAGGAGGGATCCCGCTGA
- a CDS encoding MFS transporter, producing the protein MPTGTPAPDSPSAGLRPSRLRPADETGTTALLVIVTAYLMVGIDSTVVNVALPDVQRDLGFTPTGLSWVLNTYTLAFGGLLLLGGRIGDIAGRRRTLTAGALLFAAASLLGGLATESSWLLAARALQGVGAALIAPSTLALITTGFPEGPRRHHALGVYSSMAGIGASVGLVLGGLLTSWASWRWSLLINVPIGIAVAGALPRFVTETPRHAGRFDAAGALTGTAGTASLVYAFIRVSERGWSDTQAMLGFSTAAALLVGFLLVETRAEQPIMPLRLFADRNRAGGYAGVLLLPAGMFGAFYFLTLFCQQALGYSPLRTGFAFLPMTLVMFTTVRLVPRLLQRFGAKPVLLSGMSLIAVAGAWLWRLEPGDGYLAGLLGPLLVMGLGVGLSFLPLNATILAGVGPREAGSASGLLQTLQWLGGTLGLSVLVTVFGTATRHSRGSPPEILTEGSARAFGAGSLIALTALVLSAFVITGTARERGA; encoded by the coding sequence ATGCCCACCGGCACCCCCGCCCCCGACAGCCCGTCAGCCGGCTTACGCCCGAGCCGACTCCGCCCCGCGGACGAGACCGGCACCACCGCCCTCCTCGTCATCGTGACGGCCTATCTGATGGTCGGAATCGACTCCACCGTCGTCAACGTCGCCCTGCCGGACGTCCAGCGGGACCTCGGCTTCACCCCCACCGGCCTGTCCTGGGTCCTCAACACCTACACCCTCGCCTTCGGCGGCCTTCTCCTCCTCGGCGGCCGGATCGGCGACATCGCGGGCCGCCGTCGCACCCTCACCGCCGGCGCCCTCCTCTTCGCCGCCGCCTCCCTGCTCGGCGGCCTCGCAACCGAGAGCTCCTGGCTGCTCGCGGCCCGTGCGCTCCAGGGCGTGGGCGCCGCACTCATCGCTCCCAGCACCCTCGCCCTCATCACGACCGGTTTCCCCGAGGGCCCCCGCCGCCACCACGCCCTCGGCGTCTACTCCTCGATGGCCGGGATCGGCGCGTCGGTCGGCCTGGTCCTCGGCGGTCTGCTCACGTCGTGGGCGTCCTGGCGCTGGTCCCTGCTGATCAACGTGCCGATCGGCATCGCCGTCGCCGGCGCCCTGCCGCGCTTCGTCACCGAGACCCCGCGCCACGCGGGCCGCTTCGACGCGGCGGGGGCGCTCACCGGCACGGCGGGCACGGCCTCGCTGGTCTACGCGTTCATCCGGGTCTCGGAGCGGGGCTGGAGCGACACCCAGGCGATGCTGGGCTTCAGCACGGCGGCGGCCCTGCTCGTCGGCTTCCTCCTGGTGGAGACGCGCGCGGAGCAGCCGATCATGCCGCTGCGTCTCTTCGCCGACCGCAACCGGGCGGGCGGTTACGCCGGTGTCCTGCTCCTGCCCGCCGGCATGTTCGGCGCGTTCTACTTCCTCACCCTGTTCTGCCAACAGGCCCTCGGATACAGCCCGTTGCGCACGGGGTTCGCCTTCCTGCCGATGACTCTGGTGATGTTCACGACCGTGCGTCTCGTGCCACGACTGCTCCAGCGCTTCGGCGCCAAGCCCGTCCTGCTGTCAGGCATGTCCCTGATCGCCGTCGCGGGCGCCTGGCTGTGGCGACTGGAGCCCGGCGACGGCTACCTCGCCGGCCTGCTGGGCCCGTTGCTGGTGATGGGGCTGGGCGTCGGCCTGAGCTTCCTGCCGCTGAACGCCACCATCCTCGCGGGTGTCGGACCGCGTGAGGCGGGATCCGCGTCCGGACTGCTCCAGACCCTCCAGTGGCTCGGCGGCACCCTCGGACTCTCCGTCCTGGTCACCGTCTTCGGCACGGCGACCCGGCACTCCCGCGGCTCACCGCCGGAGATCCTCACCGAGGGCTCGGCCCGCGCGTTCGGCGCCGGTTCCCTGATCGCCCTGACCGCACTGGTGCTGTCGGCGTTCGTGATCACCGGCACCGCACGCGAACGCGGGGCTTGA
- a CDS encoding TerD family protein: protein MTPGSNIPLPVSRVTVDVTAPVRLDVSSLLLTADGKVRSDEDFIFYNQPTGPGVTYRSGGGTAPDAITVDTTAVPPGIEKIVVTASPDAAGQSFQGIEPTATIRNADDNTVLATFTPPQLGTETALVIVEVYLRNGAWKARAVGQGYANGLAGIATDFGVSVEEPAPAAQPAPAAQPPAPDPRLAAPRPPAAPPVPPMPPAPPATGKINLDKGRVSLQKNQTVSLVKGGAPLLSKVQMGLGWEPAFRGKDIDLDASVIAYGPQRNHIDSCYFGKLSIVNGAIKHSGDNLTGEGGGDDEVITVDLGRLPQEVTGLVFTVNSFSGQKFTEVAKAYCRLIDAASGEELVRFDLTSAEAQTGVMMAKLIKQFSGEWDMTAMGNFVKSRTVRGMVKPAAESL, encoded by the coding sequence ATGACCCCCGGCTCGAACATCCCTCTCCCCGTCTCGCGCGTGACGGTGGACGTCACCGCCCCGGTGCGGCTCGACGTGTCGAGCCTGCTGCTCACCGCCGACGGCAAGGTGCGCTCCGACGAGGACTTCATCTTCTACAACCAGCCCACCGGCCCCGGCGTGACCTACCGCTCCGGCGGCGGCACGGCGCCGGACGCGATCACGGTCGACACCACCGCGGTCCCCCCGGGCATCGAGAAGATCGTCGTCACCGCGAGCCCCGACGCCGCGGGCCAGTCGTTCCAGGGCATCGAGCCCACCGCGACGATCCGCAACGCGGACGACAACACGGTCCTGGCCACCTTCACCCCTCCCCAGCTGGGCACGGAAACAGCCCTCGTGATCGTCGAGGTCTACCTCCGCAACGGCGCCTGGAAGGCCCGCGCGGTCGGCCAGGGCTACGCGAACGGCCTGGCGGGCATCGCCACCGACTTCGGCGTGAGCGTGGAGGAACCCGCCCCGGCCGCACAGCCCGCCCCCGCGGCGCAGCCGCCGGCCCCGGACCCCCGCCTCGCCGCTCCCCGGCCCCCGGCCGCTCCCCCGGTCCCGCCCATGCCCCCCGCGCCTCCGGCCACCGGCAAGATCAACCTCGACAAGGGCCGGGTCAGCCTCCAGAAGAACCAGACGGTGTCCCTGGTCAAGGGCGGCGCCCCGCTCCTCTCCAAGGTCCAGATGGGCCTCGGCTGGGAACCCGCCTTCCGCGGCAAGGACATCGACCTGGACGCCTCGGTCATCGCGTACGGCCCGCAGCGCAACCACATCGACAGCTGCTACTTCGGCAAGCTCTCGATCGTGAACGGCGCGATCAAGCACTCCGGCGACAACCTCACGGGCGAGGGCGGCGGGGACGACGAGGTGATCACCGTCGACCTCGGCCGTCTCCCCCAGGAGGTCACCGGTCTGGTCTTCACGGTCAACTCCTTCTCCGGCCAGAAGTTCACCGAGGTGGCCAAGGCCTACTGCCGCCTCATCGACGCCGCCAGCGGCGAGGAGCTCGTCCGCTTCGACCTCACCAGCGCCGAGGCCCAGACGGGCGTCATGATGGCCAAGCTGATCAAGCAGTTCTCCGGCGAGTGGGACATGACGGCCATGGGCAACTTCGTCAAGTCCCGCACGGTCCGCGGCATGGTGAAACCGGCAGCAGAGTCCCTCTGA
- a CDS encoding NAD-dependent epimerase/dehydratase family protein: MPAPRTVLLTGAAGGLGTLMRGLLPEYGYELRLLDMLPVEGEPEAITADLADRAALREAVRGVDAVIHLAGISLEASFDKILKANIEGTYNLYEAAREEGVRRVVSASSNHAVGFTPRPQGDDPLIPVGTPRRPDTFYGLSKSFGEDLAQLYWDKHGLETVSVRIGSCFAEPSSVRMLSVWMSPEDGARLFHAALTAKDVGHTVVYGSSANTRLWWDLSTARALGYEPRDDSEPYAEKLIAEQGELDPGNPDHAHLGGHFTTHPPIWPY; encoded by the coding sequence ATGCCCGCTCCCCGCACCGTTCTGCTCACCGGCGCCGCCGGCGGACTCGGCACCCTGATGCGGGGGCTGCTGCCGGAGTACGGCTACGAACTGCGCCTGCTCGACATGCTCCCGGTCGAGGGCGAACCGGAGGCGATCACGGCGGATCTGGCCGACCGGGCGGCGCTGCGCGAGGCGGTGCGGGGCGTCGACGCGGTCATCCACCTCGCGGGCATCTCCCTGGAAGCCTCCTTCGACAAGATCCTCAAGGCGAACATCGAGGGGACCTACAACCTGTACGAGGCGGCGCGCGAAGAGGGCGTACGCCGTGTCGTCTCCGCCTCCTCCAACCACGCGGTGGGCTTCACCCCCCGCCCGCAGGGCGACGACCCCCTGATCCCGGTCGGCACCCCGCGCCGCCCCGACACCTTCTACGGGCTCTCCAAGTCGTTCGGCGAGGACCTGGCCCAGCTCTACTGGGACAAGCACGGCCTGGAGACCGTCTCGGTGCGCATCGGGTCCTGCTTCGCGGAGCCGTCCAGCGTGCGCATGCTCTCGGTGTGGATGAGCCCCGAGGACGGCGCCCGCCTCTTCCACGCGGCCCTGACCGCGAAGGACGTGGGACACACGGTCGTCTACGGCTCGTCCGCCAACACCCGCCTGTGGTGGGACCTTTCGACGGCACGTGCCCTCGGCTACGAACCGCGCGACGACTCCGAGCCGTACGCCGAGAAGCTCATCGCAGAACAGGGTGAACTCGACCCCGGCAACCCGGACCACGCCCACCTGGGCGGGCACTTCACGACACACCCGCCGATCTGGCCGTACTGA
- a CDS encoding 5-dehydro-4-deoxyglucarate dehydratase: MTSAPLAARLSIPSGPLFFPVTAYGPDGTVDPGVYREHVRRGVEAGAAAVFACCGTGEFHALVPEEFETCVRAAVEAAGGCVPVIAGAGYGTALAVRYARLAEAAGADGLLAMPPYLVTAGQEGLLRHYREIAAATSLDVIVYQRDNAVFTPASVVELARTEGIIGFKDGLGDLDLMQRIVSAVRSETPGDFLYFNGMPTAELTGLAYRGLGITLYSSAVFCFAPEIALAFHRALNTGDDTTVNRLLDGFYRPFVDLRAQGRGYAVALVKAGVRLRGLDVGEVRPPLHEPAEDHVKQLAQLIERGYALIEEDL; encoded by the coding sequence GTGACGTCAGCCCCTCTTGCCGCTCGGCTGAGCATCCCCAGCGGGCCGCTCTTCTTCCCCGTCACCGCGTACGGTCCCGACGGCACCGTCGATCCCGGCGTCTACCGGGAGCATGTGCGGCGTGGCGTCGAGGCCGGCGCGGCGGCGGTCTTCGCCTGCTGCGGCACCGGCGAGTTCCACGCGCTCGTGCCCGAGGAGTTCGAGACCTGTGTACGGGCCGCGGTGGAGGCGGCCGGGGGGTGCGTCCCGGTGATCGCGGGCGCCGGATACGGGACCGCCCTCGCCGTGCGCTACGCGCGCCTCGCGGAGGCCGCCGGGGCCGACGGGCTGCTCGCCATGCCGCCGTATCTCGTGACGGCCGGGCAGGAGGGGCTGCTCCGGCACTACCGGGAGATCGCCGCCGCCACCTCCCTGGACGTCATCGTCTACCAGCGGGACAACGCCGTCTTCACCCCCGCGAGCGTGGTGGAACTCGCCCGCACCGAGGGGATCATCGGTTTCAAGGACGGGCTCGGCGACCTGGACCTGATGCAGCGCATCGTCAGCGCCGTACGGAGCGAGACACCGGGCGACTTCCTCTACTTCAACGGCATGCCCACGGCCGAACTGACCGGGCTCGCCTACCGGGGACTGGGCATCACGCTCTACTCCTCGGCGGTCTTCTGCTTCGCCCCCGAGATCGCGCTGGCCTTCCACCGGGCCCTGAACACCGGGGACGACACGACGGTGAACCGGCTGCTGGACGGCTTCTACCGGCCCTTCGTCGACCTGCGGGCGCAGGGACGAGGCTACGCGGTCGCCCTCGTCAAGGCGGGGGTCCGGCTGCGCGGACTGGACGTCGGAGAGGTCCGGCCCCCGCTGCACGAACCGGCCGAGGACCATGTCAAGCAGCTCGCGCAGCTCATCGAGCGCGGGTACGCGCTCATCGAGGAGGACCTGTGA
- a CDS encoding DeoR/GlpR family DNA-binding transcription regulator, with protein sequence MTAMTAEERQREIVRAARRTGSVDVTELAGELGVAKETVRRDLRTLEDHGLVRRTHGGAYPVESAGFETTLAFRTTSHVPEKRRIAAAAAELAQDAETVFVDEGFTPQLIAEALPRDRPLTVVTASLATAGALAGAENTSVLLLGGRVRPGTLATVDHWTTKMLAGFVIDLAFIGANGISREHGLTTPDPAVSEVKAQAIRASRRTVFAGVHTKFGAVSFCRFAGIGALETIVTSTLLPASEAHRYSLLGPQVIRV encoded by the coding sequence ATGACGGCCATGACGGCGGAAGAACGGCAGCGCGAGATCGTCCGGGCCGCGCGCCGCACCGGCTCGGTCGACGTCACCGAGCTCGCCGGCGAACTGGGCGTCGCCAAGGAGACCGTACGGCGGGATCTGCGCACCCTGGAGGACCACGGGCTGGTGCGGCGCACCCACGGTGGCGCCTACCCCGTGGAGAGCGCGGGTTTCGAGACGACGCTCGCCTTCCGTACGACGAGCCATGTGCCCGAGAAGCGCCGGATCGCCGCGGCGGCGGCCGAGTTGGCCCAGGACGCCGAGACCGTCTTCGTCGACGAGGGATTCACCCCGCAGCTCATCGCCGAAGCGCTGCCCAGGGACCGGCCGTTGACGGTCGTGACCGCCTCCCTCGCCACGGCCGGAGCGCTCGCCGGGGCCGAGAACACCAGCGTCCTGCTGCTCGGCGGCCGGGTCCGCCCCGGCACACTCGCGACCGTCGACCACTGGACGACGAAGATGCTCGCCGGCTTCGTCATCGACCTGGCGTTCATCGGCGCCAACGGCATCTCCCGCGAACACGGCCTCACCACCCCCGACCCGGCGGTCAGCGAGGTCAAGGCCCAGGCGATCAGGGCTTCCCGGCGCACGGTCTTCGCCGGTGTGCACACCAAGTTCGGCGCGGTCAGCTTCTGCCGGTTCGCCGGCATCGGCGCCCTGGAGACGATCGTCACGAGCACACTGCTCCCGGCCTCCGAGGCGCACCGCTACTCGCTGCTGGGCCCCCAGGTCATCCGCGTCTGA
- a CDS encoding TetR/AcrR family transcriptional regulator, whose protein sequence is MAQVKPMRADARRNYERLLAEAAVAFAEHGEGASLDDIAKRAGVGSGTLYRHFPTRQALLEAVYVDTIEAIAVRADEIAAELPPGEALVEWLNELSLGMIQVRGLKALLGSAVADGSSELLDRCGAFVKGAAARLVEAAQREGTLRTDVEPIDVLRLAHGVATASELGSGDGAYIRRYLLLLTEGLRA, encoded by the coding sequence ATGGCCCAGGTGAAGCCGATGCGGGCGGATGCGCGGCGGAACTATGAGCGGCTCCTCGCGGAGGCGGCGGTCGCGTTCGCCGAGCACGGGGAAGGCGCGTCTCTGGACGACATCGCCAAGCGGGCCGGCGTGGGATCCGGGACGCTGTACCGGCACTTTCCCACCCGGCAGGCGCTGCTCGAAGCGGTCTACGTGGACACCATCGAGGCGATCGCCGTGCGCGCGGACGAGATCGCGGCGGAGCTGCCGCCGGGGGAGGCGCTCGTGGAATGGCTCAACGAGCTGAGCCTCGGGATGATCCAGGTGCGTGGGCTGAAGGCGCTGCTCGGGTCGGCCGTCGCGGACGGGAGTTCCGAGCTGCTGGACCGGTGCGGGGCCTTTGTGAAGGGGGCGGCGGCGCGGCTGGTCGAGGCGGCTCAGCGCGAGGGGACCCTGCGGACCGATGTGGAGCCGATCGACGTGCTGCGGCTGGCGCACGGGGTGGCCACCGCGTCGGAGCTCGGGAGTGGCGACGGGGCGTACATCCGTCGGTATCTCTTGTTGTTGACGGAGGGGTTGCGGGCGTAG
- a CDS encoding ABC transporter substrate-binding protein, whose translation MRTPSRRRPRALLVAAAAGTLLTPLLSGCWTGAGGTGSGGNSINVLMVNNPQMVELQKLTRAHFTRETGIEVNFTVLPENDVRDKISQDFANQAGQYDVATLSNYEIPIYARNGWLHEMDSYVREDSAYDERDILKPMRQSLTAADGKLYGQPFYGESSFLMYRKDVFAAKGLKMPAHPTWQQVGDLAAKADGAESGMKGICLRGLPGWGEVMAPLTTVVNTFGGTWFDKDWKARLDSPEFEKATRFYVNLVREHGESGAAQSGFAECLNNMTQGKTAMWYDATSAAGLLEAKDSPVKGKLGYVPAPVEKTGSSGWLYTWAWGLQKASHNPDKAWKFVSWASGKGYEQLVGDTTGWSNVPAGKRASTYTNAAYVKEAAAFQDMTRAAIEGARPRDPGVQPRPAPGIQFVGIPEFTDLGTKVSQEISAAIAGRQSVDSALNKSQKLAEKISKEYEGR comes from the coding sequence ATGCGAACCCCGAGCCGACGGAGGCCGCGCGCACTGCTCGTCGCGGCCGCCGCAGGGACGCTGCTCACCCCGCTCCTCTCCGGCTGCTGGACCGGAGCGGGCGGGACGGGCTCCGGCGGGAACTCCATCAACGTCCTGATGGTCAACAACCCGCAGATGGTCGAGCTGCAGAAACTCACCAGGGCCCACTTCACCCGGGAGACCGGCATCGAGGTGAACTTCACCGTCCTGCCGGAGAACGACGTCCGCGACAAGATCAGCCAGGACTTCGCCAACCAGGCCGGCCAGTACGACGTCGCCACGCTGTCCAACTACGAGATACCGATCTACGCCCGCAACGGCTGGCTGCACGAGATGGACTCGTACGTGCGCGAGGACAGCGCGTACGACGAGCGGGACATCCTGAAACCCATGCGGCAGTCGCTCACCGCCGCCGACGGAAAGCTCTACGGGCAGCCGTTCTACGGCGAATCGTCGTTCCTGATGTACCGCAAGGACGTGTTCGCCGCGAAGGGCCTGAAGATGCCCGCGCACCCCACCTGGCAGCAGGTCGGCGACCTCGCGGCGAAGGCGGACGGCGCCGAGTCCGGCATGAAGGGCATCTGCCTGCGCGGACTGCCCGGCTGGGGCGAGGTCATGGCCCCGCTCACCACCGTGGTGAACACCTTCGGCGGCACCTGGTTCGACAAGGACTGGAAAGCGCGCCTGGACTCCCCCGAGTTCGAGAAGGCCACCAGGTTCTACGTGAACCTCGTACGCGAGCACGGCGAGTCCGGCGCCGCCCAGTCCGGCTTCGCCGAGTGCCTCAACAACATGACCCAGGGCAAGACCGCCATGTGGTACGACGCCACCTCCGCCGCGGGCCTGCTGGAGGCCAAGGACTCCCCGGTCAAGGGCAAGCTCGGCTACGTGCCCGCACCGGTCGAGAAGACCGGGTCCTCCGGCTGGCTCTACACCTGGGCCTGGGGACTCCAGAAGGCCTCGCACAACCCGGACAAGGCCTGGAAGTTCGTCTCCTGGGCCTCCGGCAAGGGATACGAGCAACTGGTCGGGGACACCACCGGCTGGTCGAACGTCCCCGCGGGCAAGCGCGCCTCGACGTACACGAACGCCGCCTACGTCAAAGAGGCCGCGGCCTTCCAGGACATGACCCGCGCGGCCATCGAGGGCGCCCGGCCGCGTGACCCCGGCGTCCAGCCCCGCCCCGCGCCCGGCATCCAGTTCGTCGGCATCCCCGAGTTCACCGACCTCGGCACCAAGGTCTCGCAGGAGATCAGCGCGGCCATCGCCGGACGCCAGTCCGTCGACTCGGCGCTGAACAAGTCCCAGAAACTCGCCGAGAAGATCTCCAAGGAGTACGAGGGCCGATGA
- a CDS encoding carbohydrate ABC transporter permease produces the protein MSATATPARPRRTRGAGLSLAAWALGIVFFLPIAWMALTSFHSEPDAAKNPPAFGAALTLDGYREFFGTGGGASPWPALINSTVASVASTLLVLLLALPAAYALSIRPVKKWTDVLFFFLSTKMLPVVAGLLPIYLFAKNTGLLDNIWLLVILYTSMNLPIAVWMMQSFLAEVPVAVIEAAQIDGARLPTILARVVAPIALPGIAATALICFIFSWNELLFARVLTGVVAGTAPVFLTGFITSQGLFLAKVCAASLVVSLPVLAAGFAAQDKLVQGLSLGAVK, from the coding sequence ATGAGCGCCACCGCGACACCCGCCCGCCCCCGCCGCACCAGGGGCGCCGGCCTCAGCTTGGCGGCCTGGGCACTCGGCATCGTGTTCTTCCTGCCGATCGCCTGGATGGCCCTGACGTCCTTCCACTCCGAACCGGACGCGGCGAAGAACCCGCCCGCCTTCGGCGCGGCCCTGACCCTCGACGGCTACCGGGAGTTCTTCGGCACGGGCGGCGGCGCGAGCCCCTGGCCCGCGCTGATCAACTCCACCGTGGCGTCGGTGGCCTCCACCCTCCTCGTCCTGCTGCTGGCCCTCCCCGCCGCGTACGCCCTCTCGATCCGCCCGGTGAAGAAGTGGACGGACGTCCTGTTCTTCTTCCTGTCGACGAAGATGCTGCCGGTCGTGGCGGGCCTCCTGCCCATCTACCTCTTCGCCAAGAACACCGGCCTGCTCGACAACATCTGGCTGCTGGTCATCCTCTACACCTCCATGAACCTGCCGATCGCGGTGTGGATGATGCAGTCGTTCCTCGCCGAGGTGCCGGTCGCGGTGATCGAGGCCGCGCAGATCGACGGCGCCCGGCTGCCGACAATCCTGGCCCGCGTCGTCGCCCCCATAGCCCTCCCCGGCATCGCGGCGACGGCCCTGATCTGCTTCATCTTCAGCTGGAACGAACTGCTCTTCGCCCGGGTGCTCACGGGTGTGGTCGCCGGGACCGCCCCCGTCTTCCTGACCGGATTCATCACCAGCCAGGGACTGTTCCTGGCGAAGGTGTGCGCCGCGTCGCTCGTCGTCTCCCTGCCGGTGCTCGCCGCGGGGTTCGCCGCCCAGGACAAACTGGTCCAGGGCCTGTCGTTGGGAGCCGTGAAATGA